The Lycium barbarum isolate Lr01 chromosome 12, ASM1917538v2, whole genome shotgun sequence genome includes a region encoding these proteins:
- the LOC132621353 gene encoding nucleolin 1, translating to MGKSTKKSATKVDAAIVAPTKPMKKGKREAEDEIEKIVSAKKQKKDVAAVAHAVEKKKSDTKTQKKKKQESSSSDDSSSESEDEKPTKAVVPLKKVAPAKNGVAAKKKKDESSDDSSSDDDSSSEEEVPAAKKPVAKKPTTNGSAKKDESSDDSSSDDDSSSEDDAVVKKAAPKKTPAAASKKEDFSDDSSDDSSSDDDEPPTKAVAQPKKAPQAVKKASDSSEESDDSDSDSDADKGKAAAISEKKVESSSDSSDEESEEEEPSKAVPSKKPAVAVSKKDSSSDDESEDDSSEESDEEEPQKKKSKPSSTPAVAKESGSEESSEEDESSEEDEDEKPSKTLKKGGDVEMVDAAKTPITPKAQTPGGSKTLFVGNLSYSVEQADVENFFKDAGEVQEVRFSTHEDGSFKGYGHVEFVTAEAAQKALELNGQDLLGRGVRLDLARERGEYTPRSGREENSFQRSARTEGSTIFVRGFDKNEAEDQIRSSLEEHFASCGRIFKTRIPTDPEGYIKGMAYIEFANGDANAINKALELDGSEVGGFSLNVQEAKPRGDSSGGGGRGFGGGRSGGRGGGRDSGGRFGGRGGGGRFGGGGRFGGGGRGGGGRFGGGGGRGRGTPNKPSFTPSGKKTTFNDDE from the exons ATGGGTAAATCAACTAAGAAGTCTGCCACTAAGGTTGATGCTGCTATCGTTGCTCCAACCAAACCCATGAAGAAAG GAAAGAGAGAAGCCGAGGATGAAATTGAGAAGATAGTAAGTGCAAAGAAGCAGAAGAAAGACGTGGCTGCTGTAGCACACGCTGTTGAGAAAAAGAAGAGTGACACAAAGActcagaagaagaagaaacaagaAAGCAGTTCCTCTGATGATAGTTCCTCCGAGTCAGAAGATGAGAAG CCTACTAAAGCGGTGGTACCTCTTAAGAAAGTGGCTCCTGCCAAGAACGGTGTTGCTGCTAAGAAGAAGAAAGATGAATCAAGTGATGATTCTAGTTCAGATGATGATAGCAGCTCGGAGGAAGAGGTTCCTGCAGCCAAGAAACCTGTAGCAAAGAAACCTACTACTAATGGCTCTGCTAAGAAGGACGAGTCAAGTGACGATTCTAGTTCAGATGATGATAGCAGCTCTGAGGATGATGCTGTTGTTAAGAAGGCGGCCCCTAAAAAGACCCCTGCTGCTGCCTCCAAAAAGGAAGATTTCAGCGACGATTCCAGTGACGACTCCAGTTCAGATGATGAT GAACCTCCCACTAAGGCAGTTGCTCAACCGAAAAAAGCTCCACAAGCCGTGAAGAAGGCTAGCGACAGCTCTGAAGAATCTGATGATTCCGATTCTGATTCTGACGCAGACAAG GGAAAGGCTGCTGCTATATCTGAAAAGAAGGTTGAGTCTAGCAGTGACAGCTCTGATGAAGAATCCGAAGAAGAG GAACCCAGTAAGGCGGTACCATCTAAAAAACCAGCTGTTGCTGTATCTAAAAAG GATTCTTCATCTGATGATGAGAGTGAGGATGATAGTTCTGAGGAAAGTGATGAGGAAGAACCTCAAAAGAAAAAGAGCAAG CCCTCTAGCACTCCAGCTGTAGCAAAGGAGAGTGGTTCTGAGGAATCTTCTGAGGAAGACGAGTCCTCTGAAGAGGACGAGGATGAAAAACCATCCAAAACTCTCAAGAAG GGTGGTGATGTAGAAATGGTTGATGCTGCTAAAACCCCTATTACTCCTAAAGCTCAAACTCCGGGTGGATCGAAAACATTGTTTGTTGGAAATCTGTCCTACTCAGTTGAACAGGCGGATGT TGAGAATTTCTTCAAAGATGCTGGAGAAGTTCAGGAAGTGCGTTTTTCTACACATGAGGATGGTTCATTTAAGGGCTATGGTCATGTTGAATTTGTCACTGCTGAAGCTGCACAGAAG GCACTTGAACTAAATGGACAAGATCTTTTGGGCCGTGGTGTGAGGTTGGACCTGGCTCGTGAGAGGGGAGAATATACACCACGCAGTGG GAGAGAAGAAAACTCATTCCAGAGGTCCGCTAGAACTGAAGGAAGCACTATTTTCGTTAGGGGCTTTGACAAAAACGAGGCTGAAGACCAG ATTAGGAGTTCACTTGAGGAGCATTTTGCATCTTGTGGAAGGATCTTTAAAACAAGAATTCCTACAGACCCAGAAGGTTATATTAAAGG GATGGCTTATATTGAGTTTGCAAATGGTGATGCTAATGCTATAAACAAAGCTCTGGAACTTGATGGATCAGAAGTTGGAGGGTTTAGCTTGAACGTGCAAGAGGCAAAACCAAGGGGTGACAGTTCTGGTGGAGGCGGCAGAGGTTTTGGTGGTGGTAGAAGTGGTGGTAGGGGAGGTGGCAGAGATAGTGGTGGCAGATTTGGTGGCCGTGGTGGTGGAGGCCGCTTCGGTGGTGGTGGCCGTTTTGGTGGTGGTGGCCGTGGTGGTGGAGGCCGTTTTGGTGGCGGTGGAGGCAGAGGCAGAGGAACTCCCAACAAGCCAAGCTTCACTCCATCTG GTAAGAAGACAACCTTTAATGATGATGAGTAA